A single window of Oxyura jamaicensis isolate SHBP4307 breed ruddy duck chromosome 3, BPBGC_Ojam_1.0, whole genome shotgun sequence DNA harbors:
- the MCFD2 gene encoding multiple coagulation factor deficiency protein 2 produces the protein MAPRGVPAALLCCCLAAFLLAALAEEHGAESQHANIRLDKNLVQDKDHIMEHLEGVIEKPESEMSPQELQLHYFKMHDYDGNNLLDGLELATAISHVHKEEGGEHTQAMKEEELINLIDDVLRDDDKNNDGYIDYAEFAKSLE, from the exons ATGGCCCCGAGGGGCGTTCCAGCggctctcctgtgctgctgcctggccgCTTTCCTCCTCGCCGCCCTGGCTGAGGAGCACGGAGCGGAGAGCCAGCACGCGAACATCCGCCTCGATAAGAACCTGGTGCAAGATAAGGA ccACATCATGGAACATTTGGAAGGTGTTATTGAAAAACCAGAATCTGAGATGTCTCCGCAAGAGTTGCAGCTTCATTACTTCAAAATGCACGATTATGATGGCAATAATTTGTTAGATGGGCTAGAGCTTGCTACCGCTATATCACATGTCCACAAAGAG gaaggTGGTGAGCATACCCAGGCAATGAAAGAAGAAGAGCTAATTAATCTAATAGATGATGTCTTGCGAGACGACGATAAGAACAATGACGGATACATTGACTATGCAGAATTTGCAAAATCACTGGAATAA